A stretch of Roseibium porphyridii DNA encodes these proteins:
- a CDS encoding ABC transporter permease has translation MTLDIADKSPMPAGATEIPLDAEEMKRARAARRETIGRWVLPVVILLLSVYLWDRICVWNEIPHYILPRPGQVFDTLLADWGILSVALLNTLKITFGALLIATLGGLGLAVLFTQSKWIEISFFPFAVILQVTPIIAIAPLILIYVDSITAGLLICAWIVAFFPILSNTTLGLNSADHNLQNLFRLYGASRWQTLRFLRLPAAMPYFLGGLKIAGGLSLIGAIVAEFVAGSAGSGSGLANQILEASYRLNMPRMFAALILISVTGILIFLTMNLLSHLLLRKWHESALKREI, from the coding sequence ATGACCTTAGACATTGCCGACAAGTCACCCATGCCCGCAGGCGCGACGGAAATTCCTCTTGATGCTGAGGAAATGAAGCGTGCGCGTGCGGCTCGACGGGAAACGATTGGCAGATGGGTGTTGCCGGTCGTCATATTGCTGTTGTCGGTTTATCTCTGGGACAGGATTTGCGTCTGGAACGAAATTCCACATTACATCCTGCCGAGACCGGGACAGGTTTTTGACACGTTGCTTGCCGATTGGGGCATCTTGAGCGTTGCGCTTCTCAATACGCTCAAGATCACTTTCGGAGCCCTGTTGATTGCGACATTGGGTGGTTTGGGACTGGCGGTGTTGTTCACGCAGTCCAAATGGATCGAAATTTCGTTCTTTCCATTCGCGGTCATTTTGCAGGTAACACCGATCATCGCAATTGCGCCCCTGATCCTGATTTATGTGGATTCGATCACGGCGGGGCTCCTGATCTGTGCCTGGATCGTCGCGTTCTTTCCGATACTCTCAAACACGACGCTGGGACTGAATTCAGCAGATCACAATCTGCAGAACCTTTTCCGGCTTTATGGCGCAAGCCGCTGGCAAACCCTGAGGTTTTTGCGTCTGCCCGCAGCAATGCCCTATTTCCTGGGGGGGTTGAAAATTGCCGGAGGCCTGTCTCTGATCGGGGCGATCGTTGCCGAATTTGTCGCCGGTTCCGCTGGCTCGGGGTCAGGGCTCGCCAACCAGATCCTGGAGGCAAGCTACAGGCTGAACATGCCGAGAATGTTCGCGGCGCTCATTCTGATTTCCGTTACCGGGATCCTGATATTCCTGACCATGAACCTCCTGTCGCATTTGCTCCTGCGCAAATGGCATGAAAGTGCCCTGAAGCGGGAGATATAG
- a CDS encoding cytosine deaminase, with protein MGPATGSGFNGTGIIKNATVPACLLADMQGADPTSLLAMDLKVVDGKLLEVAPGGSMTGVEPGLDLDKGLVLPAFVDLHTHLDKGHIWPRKANPDGSFMGALTAVGEDRIDYWSADDLRARMEFSLKCAYAHGTAAIRTHLDSIPPQEDITWPVFEEMRAEWRGRITLQGVCLFGIDRLAEDGDYLSDIADKVSNANGIMGAVTYMIPDLDRHLEDVFRAAMDRGLDLDFHVDETLDPAVVTLRHIAETAQRLKFDGKIVCGHCCSLSVHQPDEIDRTLDLLAETGIAIVSLPMCNMYLQDRVEGRTPRRRGVTLLHEMKQRGISVAVASDNTRDPFYAYGDLDMVEVYTQATRILHLDHPIGDWISTVTTTPAQLMDIRAGQLEIGAPADLVLFGARDWNELLSRPAGPRSVLRAGTLIDQTLPDYRELDQILQERQPKS; from the coding sequence ATGGGACCGGCAACGGGGTCCGGTTTCAACGGAACCGGGATCATCAAGAATGCAACCGTTCCGGCGTGTTTGCTCGCCGATATGCAGGGTGCGGATCCCACCTCCCTGTTGGCGATGGACCTTAAGGTCGTTGATGGAAAGCTTCTTGAAGTCGCACCTGGAGGATCCATGACTGGTGTGGAACCTGGTCTGGATTTGGACAAAGGTCTGGTTTTGCCCGCCTTTGTTGACCTGCATACCCATCTCGACAAAGGGCACATCTGGCCACGCAAGGCCAATCCGGACGGGTCCTTCATGGGAGCGCTTACAGCTGTCGGCGAAGACCGGATCGATTATTGGTCGGCGGATGACCTGCGGGCGCGCATGGAATTTTCCCTGAAATGTGCCTACGCGCACGGAACAGCCGCGATCCGCACGCATCTGGATAGCATTCCGCCGCAAGAAGACATCACCTGGCCAGTGTTCGAAGAAATGCGCGCCGAATGGCGCGGTCGCATCACTCTCCAGGGCGTTTGCCTGTTCGGGATCGACCGCCTTGCCGAAGATGGCGACTATCTTTCAGATATTGCGGACAAGGTCAGCAATGCCAACGGGATCATGGGGGCTGTGACCTATATGATCCCGGATCTGGACAGGCATCTTGAAGATGTTTTTCGAGCGGCCATGGACAGGGGTCTCGACCTCGACTTTCACGTGGATGAAACGTTGGACCCGGCTGTGGTCACACTGCGCCACATTGCTGAAACAGCACAACGCCTGAAATTCGACGGCAAGATCGTATGCGGTCATTGTTGTTCATTGTCGGTGCATCAACCAGATGAGATTGACCGGACACTTGATCTGTTGGCGGAAACCGGGATTGCCATCGTTTCACTGCCGATGTGCAACATGTATCTTCAGGATCGCGTAGAGGGCCGGACACCGCGCCGCCGGGGCGTCACGCTACTGCACGAAATGAAGCAGCGCGGTATTTCTGTTGCCGTTGCCTCCGACAATACCCGTGACCCTTTTTATGCCTATGGCGATCTGGACATGGTCGAGGTCTATACGCAAGCCACCCGGATATTGCATCTCGATCATCCGATCGGCGACTGGATCAGCACGGTCACAACGACACCTGCTCAACTGATGGATATTCGGGCAGGCCAACTGGAAATCGGAGCACCGGCCGATCTCGTGCTGTTTGGGGCGCGGGACTGGAACGAACTTTTGTCCCGCCCGGCGGGCCCACGCAGCGTTTTGCGCGCGGGAACTCTCATTGACCAAACACTGCCCGATTATCGGGAACTCGATCAAATTCTTCAGGAAAGGCAACCAAAGTCATGA